The following coding sequences are from one Rutidosis leptorrhynchoides isolate AG116_Rl617_1_P2 chromosome 11, CSIRO_AGI_Rlap_v1, whole genome shotgun sequence window:
- the LOC139877185 gene encoding F-box/FBD/LRR-repeat protein At1g13570-like, with protein MTGNNFNTKRRFVTCTELDRISYLPENLIDSILEKLPVQDDVRTHVLSKSWRYKWTTLSSLVLDKHFSEKFAKNEAFGHNGFITISNQIFNFLKGPLLKLHLHIPNISLDSFQEVDQWILSLSRDGVIRELILTNLNQRYQLPCYLFRCLELRKLELENCIIKPPLDFQGFLYLKDLVLRNIQFGANLHGTILNLPQLKVLKLSACTNVYNFKIKSTSLYKLTVLYCPDATLLQLLHSKCLSAVGIGFILPIQGVERINLATLLSNMPCLVLFLIDGYFLEFSIAENIPKWLPHPANSLKTLSLRNFKFGDLYQLQGVLCMLRNSPNLGQLNVNNQVKSGLWNVHLDLDVKPALTYLEASDCLDQTMNRLKTIEIIHVESSSPLLLFIKLLLEHSPTLEKISIQPRVTADAQEKYNFAKDVMRLPRASSKAELHYLDP; from the exons ATGACaggtaataattttaatactaagagGAGGTTTGTAACTTGTACTGAACTGGATAGAATCAGTTACTTGCCAGAGAACTTGATAGACTCGATTTTAGAGAAGCTCCCCGTTCAAGATGATGTAAGGACACACGTTTTATCAAAAAGTTGGAGGTACAAATGGACCACACTGAGTTCGCTGGTTCTTGATAAACATTTCTCTGAAAAGTTTGCCAAAAATGAAGCTTTTGGTCATAATGGGTTTATTACGATCTCAAACCAAATCTTTAACTTTCTCAAGGGTCCTCTCTTAAAGTTACATCTCCACATACCAAACATTTCTCTTGATAGTTTCCAAGAAGTCGATCAGTGGATTTTATCCTTGTCAAGAGACGGTGTTATTAGGGAACTCATCCTTACTAATTTAAACCAACGTTATCAACTTCCATGTTATTTATTTCGTTGTTTAGAATTGAGAAAGCTAGAACTTGAAAACTGTATTATTAAGCCACCACTCGATTTTCAAGGATTTCTCTATCTCAAAGATCTTGTGCTTAGGAATATTCAATTTGGGGCTAACTTGCATGGAACTATCCTCAACTTACCACAACTTAAGGTGTTGAAACTGTCTGCATGCACCAATGTTTACAATTTCAAGATCAAGTCTACAAGTTTATATAAGTTAACGGTCCTATATTGTCCTGATGCAACTTTGCTTCAGTTATTACATAGTAAATGTCTTAGTGCGGTTGGTATAGGTTTCATACTACCCATTCAAGGAGTTGAAAGAATTAATTTGGCCACCTTGTTAAGTAATATGCCATGTCTTGTGTTGTTTCTTATCGATGGGTATTTTCTCGAG TTTTCTATTGCTGAAAATATTCCTAAGTGGCTTCCCCACCCGGCTAATAGTTTAAAGACTCTCAGCTTACGTAACTTCAAATTTGGTGATTTGTATCAACTTCAAGGTGTTTTATGTATGCTTCGGAACTCACCTAACTTGGGACAACTCAATGTGAATAATCAGGTAAAGAGT GGTCTTTGGAACGTGCATTTGGATTTGGATGTGAAACCAGCATTAACTTATTTGGAAGCGTCTGACTGTTTGGACCAGACAATGAACCGATTGAAAACTATAGAAATAATCCATGTAGAAAGTTCAAGTCCCTTGTTACTCTTTATAAAGCTTTTACTTGAACATTCTCCCACTCTTGAAAAGATATCAATTCAACCCCGTGTAACTGCTGATGCTCAGGAAAAGTACAACTTCGCTAAGGATGTTATGCGGCTTCCACGAGCTTCCTCGAAAGCAGAGCTTCACTACTTGGATCCGTAA